The following DNA comes from Cherax quadricarinatus isolate ZL_2023a chromosome 31, ASM3850222v1, whole genome shotgun sequence.
AGGTAtaatcaatataataataataataataataataataataataataataataataaaattaataataataataagattaataataattattaacactaatttccattattattattatttaataataattattcaaGTTATTAGTGCTTATTAGTCCGTACATAACTATTTGTCTGTTTATTTGTTATGAGATATACATTGTTTACGTCTATTGTTGTATTAATAAAGTTCTCACAACGTTATCTCTTTTCCAGGTGGTGTTGTGGACATTCTGGAACTGCTATGGAAAGTGAACGTGCTCTGAAAATACTGGAATTTTTTGTATCATATAGCGTTAGTGTATTGGAAAAACACGAACATTAAGGGAGGGAATTATAGCCTAAGAGATTTCTACTTTGCCATTTGCTCAAGGAATTACGTAGGTGTGTTGTAACTTGGCGCTTAGTAGGTTACGTCAGGGTAACGGATAGTGAAGTGTAGAGGTGACTGTGAAGATGGGCGCTTGGCGAGGATGGTTCTTGGGACTGacggtgatgatggtgacagcaggAGCCATgaatgcagctgctgctgcaacaggggcagcagcagcagcatctgcagCCACCATCCATGAACTGTCTAAGGAGCCAGCAATAGACCTGAAGCCGCATCGCCGTCTGGCTATCTACAGACACTCGAGAGTACGACAAGCCTCCAGTAACCCAAACATCTTGGAGGTAAACAAAGAGCAGGATACTGTGGTGGACCTTGTGAAGCACTACACAAACTCCACCACACACATAacaaacagcacacacacaccggaTGGCAGACGAATAGCAAACACACATAgaaacactgtaaaacaagggtCAACACAAAAAGAGCATTGCTGTGAGGCTAACACAAGTAGCAGCAAGGTGAGTAAGAGATCCCTCACTGATCAGTGTGAGGCTGGACCACCTCCCACCACGGCGCCAGAAAGTGGAACTGGCGACGATCGGGTGATCGATGTGGCGGTACTGGTGCCATGTAACGCCTCACATCAGTACTCTCGCGTCAAGGTGCTGCCGGTGGTAGAACTGGCCGTGAGGCACCTGCGAGAGACAGGTCTACGAGGACCGCTGGAGAACTACACCATCATTGTGAGGTACAGAGACTCCAGGACCTCCTCCACCTACGGTCCACTGGCTGCAGTCGATCTCTACTTCAATAAATACGCAGGTAAGATCAACAAACCTTTTTTTGGTCAACCCCTGTAGTATGCTAAGTGATTTCTGCCTGTCCGCCTTTGAATGGCCCACACGGGTTTGGCGCCACAAATAAATATAATACACAGAGTATAATCTTACACTGTGTTCCTTATTGATAACATATAGAAATATCCGGGAATCATGGCCATCGCTGCTCGCTCTCAGACTAATCCTCCTCCTACAGCTTTTAACAAAGCAGAATAGAGATATAAGTAACACTCCAGTGATTcaagtacatattattattattataatcatgggggagcactaaacccgtaggattatacagcaataTACACAGAAGAACGAAACAGTATAGAGACAGAGGTGAGTCTTGCCGGTGTAAAATACTGAAAAAAATGAATGAAGGTTCTATAATCTGTTAATATCCTGCCAGAATCTCTTGCTAGTTGCGCAGAAATCTATTTGTGAGTATTTGTGAGTATTCGTGAGTATTTGTGAGTATTGAGAGACATCCCTCGCCACACACAAAGCTTGCAGCTTTCCTGGGTCAGCAGACTAGCGTGTGTAGCAAGACAATGGTTATCGACGGAACGTTGTGCCTGGTGTTTGCGAGATGTAACTCCTTGAATTTATCCATCTCAGGAAGTTCTTCCTGCACACAcattcaattagcaagaactcatttaaaattaagtcctttctaaaattttctcttacacgtttagaTATTTTTCTCCATTTATGATAATGTGAAGATTagtatttttgtaccaaaagaaccagagaaaacttacctaaccttattataacaagctctggttcactgaatcaagagcccttcaccaatatCAAGGTCGACCCCGAACGATGAACCACTGAACATTTCGACATTTTGCCCAAAATAGTTAACATTTGACCACAGTTATTAGCAGTAATGTAACTATCAGCTATCAGCCGTCTGTCAGTGTTTATGACACTTCTGATGAGTTAAAACTCTCAGTGTCAGGGTTTACATCATCCCTGATGATAAAAATACGTTATGTCTATCCTCACCATGCACCTGATGGGCGAGAACCGGGCCAGTCTATGTTTACAACGTCTCTGATGACGATCACCTTTAACTGGTCAGCTTCTAGCctatcataacacacacacacacacacacacacacacacacacacacacacacacacacacacacacacacacacacacacacacacacgattcaAAAGGTTTGATAACTGCTGTACAAAGGCTTATAGATCTGTAATAATATTTGTGTAATCCAGCAGCAAGCAAGGCAATACCGTCATGACcttttatgtatttacaatatatGCCTCCAAAAATTTTGTttctcttctgtttattcatctgTTAAtttattgttcttgttcttgattttctatttcttcttcttcttcttcttcttcttcttcttcttcttcttcttcttcttcttcttcttcttcttcttcttcttcttcattaacTATATCAGCATCTAATCCTTCCaatatacatttacatatatgtatttatgtatatatatatatatatatatatatatatatatatatatatatatatatatatatatatatatatatatatatatatatatatatatatatatatattgcatatgtttgtttatatattacatatatttatatatatatttagagttCAGGATAAAATAGAGGGTAGTGAGAGCAATACCAGGGTAATACTTACACAGGAGAGCTTTAACAGATTCATAGTTAAATGCAGAGCAGTTACTGGAGGCTTAAAAAGAGCAATTATATAAACGCTTCCTCAATTACTAGCTGATGGGATGCCAGGGTAAAACTCACATAGAAGCTGCAAGTGAAGCACCTGATCAAAGCAGTCAGAGTGAGTACCAGAATAAAAGCTGATGTACGAAAGGAGCCGCCTGCAAATGTCTGTAAATGTTGCAGAGGGTGACAGTCCTTTGACCGggttgagatatatatatatatatatatatatatatatatatatatatatatatatatatatatatatatatatatatatatatatatatatatatatatatatatatatatatatatatatatatatatatatatatatatatatatatatatatatatatatatataaagacatgTTCACGTCTCTCCTTGCAAAGTTCCTGAGATCATAACAAGGTCAGGTAACTTCCCTTCTTTGCTGATTTTATAATCACTGCCGACGATGATCTTTGTAGCACGCGAGGGTGATtatcagggagagagagagagagagagagagagaaagagagagcagtgagGATGTGTTTGATGTCATGAAGGAAGTAAAAATAAGGGTAGGGAGAAAGGGGTTTTGAAAAGGGAAGAAAAAGGGGGTTAAGAGAGGAGACAACACCCGGGATAATTAATGTCTTCACGATTATCCAAGACACTCAACAAGTGTGAATTATTTTTGTTGGGAACCCTACTGCACCAAGTCTGTTAGTGTGACGTGTCTGTACTGCACCAGGTCTGTTAGTGTGACGTGTCTGTACTGCACCAGGTCTGTTAGTGTGACGTGTCTGTACTGCACCAAGTCTGTTAGTGTGACGTGTCTGTACTGCACCAGGTCTGTTAGTGTGACGTGTCTGTACTGCACCAGGTCTGTTAGTGTGACGTGTCTGTACTGCACCAAGTCTGTTAGTGTGACGTGTCTGTACTGCACCAGGTCTGTTAGTGTGACGTGTCTGTACTGCACCAGGTCTGTTAGTGTGACGTGTCTGTACTGCACCAAGTCTGTTAGTGTGACGTGTCTGTACTGCACCAGGTCTGTTAGTGTGACGTGTCTGTACTGCACCAAGTCTGTTAGTGTGACGTGTCTGTACTGCACCAAGTCTGTTAGTGTGACGTGTCTGTACTGCACCAAGTCTGTTAGTGTGACGTGTCTGTACTGCACCAAGTCTGTTAGTGTGACGTGTCTGTACTGCACCAAGTCTGTTAGTGTGACGTGTCTGTACTGCACCAAGTCTGTTAGTGTGACGTGTCTGTACTGCACCAGGTCTGTTAGTGTGACGTGTCTGTACTGCACCAGGTCTGTTAGTGTGACGTGTCTGTACTGCACCAAGTCTGTTAGTGTGACGTGTCTGTACTGCACCAGGTTTGTTAGTGTGACGTGTCTGTACTGCACCAGGTCTGTTAGTGTGACGTGTCTGTACTGCACCAAGTCTGTTAGTGTGACGTGTCTGTACTGCACCAGGTCTGTTAGTGTGACGTGTCTGTACTGCACCAAGTCTGTTAGTGTGACGTGTCTGTACTGCACCAAGTCTGTTAGTGTGACGTGTCTGTACTGCAccaggtgtgttagtgtgacgtgtCTGTACTGCACCAGGTCTGTTAGTGTGACGTGTCTGTACTGCACCAGGTCTGTTAGTGTGACGTGTCTGTACTGCACCAAGTCTGTTAGTGTGACGTGTCTGTACTGCACCAGGTCTGTTAGTGTGACGTGTCTGTACTGCACCAAGTCTGTTAGTGTGACGTGTCTGTACTGCACCAGGTCTGTTAGTGTGACGTGTCTGTACTGCACCAGGTCTGTTAGTGTGACGTGTCTGTACTGCACCAAGTCTGTTAGTGTGACGTGTCTGTACTGCACCAGGTCTGTTAGTGTGACGTGTCTGTACTGCACCAGGTCTGTTAGTGTGACGTGTCTGTACTGCACCAAGTCTGTTAGTGTGACGTGTCTGTACTGCACCAAGTCTGTTAGTGTGACGTGTCTGTACTGCACCAGGTCTGCTAGTGTGACGTGTCTGTACTGCACCAAGTCTGTTAGTGTGACGTGTCTGTACTGCACCAGGTCTGTTAGTGTGACGTGTCCGTACTGCACCAGGTCTGTTAGTGTGACGTGTCTGTACTGCACCAAGTCTGTTAGTGTGACGTGTCTGTACTGCACCAAGTCTGTTAGTGTGACGTGTCTGTACTGCAccaggtgtgttagtgtgacgtgtCTGTACTGCACCAGGTCTGTTAGTGTGACGTGTCTGTACTGCACCAAGTCTGTTAGTGTGACGTGTCTGTACTGCACCAGGTCTGTTAGTGTGACGTGTCTGTACTGCACCAGGTCTGTTAGTGTGACGTGTCTGTACTGCGCCAGGTTTGTTAGTGTGATGTGTCTGTACTGCACCAAGTCTGTTAGTGTGACGTGTCTGTGCTGCACCAGGTCTGTTAGTGTGACGTGTCTGTACTGCACCAAGTCTGTTAGTGTGACGTGTCTGTACTGCACCAGGTCTGTTAGTGTGACGTGTCCGTACTGCACCAGGTCTGTTAGTGTGACGTGTCTGTACTGCACCAAGTCTGTTAGTGTGACGTGTCTGTACTGCACCAGGTCTGTTAGTGTGACGTGTCTGTACTGCACCAGGTCTGTTAGTGTGACGTGTCTGTACTGCACCAAGTCTGTTAGTGTGACGTGTCTGTACTGCACCAAGTCTGTTAGTGTGACGTGTCTGTACTGCACCAGATCTGTTAGTGTGACGTGTCTGTACTGCACCAGGTCTGTTAGTGTGACGTGTCTGTACTGCACCAAGTCTGTTAGTGTGACGTGTCTGTACTGCACCAAGGCTGTTAGTGTGACGTGTCTGTACTGCACCAGGTCTGTTAGTGTGACGTGTCTGTACTGCACCAGGTCTGTTAGTGTGACGTGTCTGTACTGCACCAGGTCTGTTAGTGTGACGTGTCTGTACTGCACCAAGTCTGTTAGTGTGACGTGTCTGTACTGCACCAAGTCTGTTAGTGTGACGTGTCTGTGCTGCACCAGGTTTGTTAGTGTGACGTGTCTGTACTGCACCAAGTCTGTTAGTGTGACGTGTCTGTGCTGCACCAGGTCTACTAGTGTGACGTGTCTGTACTGCACCAAGTCTGTTAGTGTAACGTGTCTGTGCTGCACCAGGTCTGTTAGTGTGACGTGTCTGTGCTGCACCAGGTCTGTTAGTGTGACGTGTCTGTGCTGCACCAAGTCTGTTAATGTGACGTGTCTGTGCTGCACCAAGTCTGTTAGTGTGACGTGTCTGTGCTGCACCAGGTCTGTTAGTGTGACGTGTCTGTGCTGCACCAGGTCTGTTAATGTGATGTGTCTGTGCTGCACCAAGTCTGTTAGTGTGACGTGTCTGTGCTGCACCAAGTCTGTTAATGTGACGTGTCTGTGCTGCACCAAGTCTGTTAGTGTGACGTGTCTGTGCTGCACCAGGTCTGTTAGTGTGACGTGTCTGTGCTGCACCAGGTCTGTTAGTGTGACGTGTCTGTGCTGCACCTGGTCTGTTAGTGTGACGTGTCTGTGCTGTACCTGGTCTGTTAGTGTGACGTGTCTGTGCTGCACCTGGTCTGTGCTGCACCAGGTCTGTTAGTGTGACGTGTCTGTGCTGTACCTGGTCTGTTAGTGTGACGTGTCTGTGCTGCACCTGGTCTGTGCTGCACCAGGTCTGTTAATGTGATGTGTCTGTGCTGCACCAAGTCTGTTAGTGTGACGTGTCTGTGCTGCACCTGGTCTGTTAGTGTGACGTGTCTGTGCTGTACCTGGTCTGTTAGTGTGACATGTCTGTGCTGCACCAGGTCTGTTAGTGTGACATGTCTGTGCTGCACCAGGTCTGTTAGTGTGACGTATCTGTGCTGCACCAGGTCTGTTAGTGTGACGTGTCTGTGCTGCACCAGGTCTGTTAGTGTGACGTGTCTGTGCTGCACCAGGTCTGTTAGTGTGACGTGTCTGTGCTGCACCAGGTCTGTTAGTGTGACGTGTCTGTGCTGCACCAGGTCTGTTAGTGTGACATGTCTGTGCTGCACCAGGTCTGTTAGTGTGACGTGTCTGTGCTGCACCAGGTCTGTTAGTGTGACGTGTCTGTGCTGCACCAGGTCTGTTAGTGTGACGTGTCTGTGCTGCACCAGGTGTGTCACCCGTGGTCTGGTAATAATACGTggctgtacaacacagtacagtgtctgtgaACTTACTGCCTCACTTTAACAGACATCACAGACGCAGAAACAACAAGCAGAAGATAAAATATAGAAACATTTACAATACTGAGACTGGAACAGTACACGTAACCTTCACGTTCTGTGTGTGTCTTGATTTTCGCGTTCTGTGTGTGCCTtgatttttgtgttctgtgtgtgccttgatttttgtgttctgtgtgtgcctTGATTTTCGCGTTCTGTGTGTGCCTtgatttttgtgttctgtgtgtgtcttGATTTTCGCGTTCTGTGTGTGCCTtgatttttgtgttctgtgtgtgccttgatttttgtgttctgtgtgtgccttgatttttgtgttctgtgtgtgtcttgatttttgtgttctgtgtgtgtcttGATTTTTGCGTTCTGTGTGTGTCTtgatttttgtgttctgtgtgtgtcttgatttttgtgttctgtgtgtgtgtcttgatttttgtgttctgtgtgtttgaTTTTTGCGTTCTGTGTGTGTCTTGATttttgtgttatgtgtgtgtcttGATTTTTGCGTTCTGTGTGTGTCTTGATTTTTGCGTTCTGTGTGTGTCTtgatttttgtgttctgtgtgtgtcttgatttttgtgttctgtgtgtgtcttgatttttgtgttctgtgtgtgtcttgatttttgtgttctgtgtgtgtcttGATTTTTGCGTTCTGTGTGTGTCTtgatttttgtgttctgtgtgtgtcttgatttttgtgttctgtgtgtttctTGATTTTTGCGTTCTGTGTGTGTCTTGATTTTTGCGTTCTGTGTGTGTCTTGATTTTTGCGTTCTATGTGTGTCTtgatttttgtgttctgtgtgtgtcttGATTTTTGCGTTCATTGTGTGTCTTGATTTTTGCGTTCTGTGTGTCTCTTGATTTTTGCGTTTTGTGTGTGTCTTGATTTTTGTGCTCTGTGTGTGTCTtgatttttgtgttctgtgtgtgtcttGATTTTTGCGTTCTGTGTGTGTCTTGATTTTTGCGTTCTGTGTGTGTCTTGATTTTTGCGTTCTATGTGTGTCTTGATTTTTGCGTTCTGTGTGTGTTTCTTGATTTTTGCGTTCTGTGTGTCTTGATTTTTGCGTTCTGTGTGTGTCTTGATTTTTGCGTTCTGTGTGTCTTCATTTTTGCGTTCGGTGTGTGTCTTGATTTTTGCGTTCTGTACGTGTCTTGATTTTTGCGTTCTGTGTGTGTCTTGATTTTTGCGTTCTGTGTGTGCCTTGATTTTCCCGTTCTGTGTGTGCCTTGATTTTTGCGTTCTATGTGTGTCTTGAGTTTTGCGTTCTGTGTGTGCCTTGATTTTTGCGTTCTGTGTGTGTCTTGATTTTTGCGTTCTGTGTGTGCCTTGATTTTTGCGTTCTGTGTGTGTCGTGATTTTTGCGTTCTATGTGTGTCTTGAGTTTTGCGTTCTGTGTGTGCCTTGATTTTTGCGTTCTGTGTGTGTCTTGATTTTTGCGTTCTGTGTGTGCCTTGATTTTTGCGTTCTGTGTGTGTCTTGATTTTTGCGTTCTGTGTGTGTCTTGATTTTTGCATTCTGTGTGTGCCTTGATTTTTGCGTTCTGTGTGTGCCTTGATTTTTGCGTTCTATGTGTGTCGTGATTTTTGCGTTCTGTGTGTGTCTTGATTTTTGCGTTCTGTGTGTGCCTTGATTTTTGCGTTCTGTGTGTGTCTTGGTTTTTGCGTTCTGAGTGTGCCTTGATTTTTGCGTTCTGTGTGTGTCGTGATTTTTGCGTTCTGTGTGTGCCTTGATTTTTGCGTTCTGTGTGTGTCTTGATTTTTGCGTTCTGTGTGTGCCTTGATTTTTGCGTTCTGTGTGTGCCTTGATTTTTGCGTTCTGTGTGTGTCTTGATTTTTGCGTTCTGTGTGTGTCTTGATTTTTGCGTTCTGTGTGTGTCTTGATTTTTGCGTTCTGTGTGTATCTTGATTTTTGCGTTCCGTGTGTATCTTGATTTTTGCGTTCTGTGTGTGTCTTGATTTTTGCGTTCAGTGTGTGTCTTGATTTTTGCGTTGTGTGTGTCTTGATTTTTGCGTTCTGTGTGTATCTTGATTTTTGCGTTCTGTGTGTATCTtgatttttgtgttctgtgtgtgcctTGATTTTTGCGTTCTGTGTGTGTTTTGATTTTTGCGTTCTTTGTGTGTCTTGATTTTTGCGTTCTGTGTGTGTCTTGATTTTTgcgttctgtgtgtgtgtcttgatttTTGCGTTCTGTGTGTATCTTGATTTTTGCGTTCTGTGTGTATCTTGATTTTTGCGTTCTGTGTGTGTCTTGATTTTTGCGTTTGTGTGTGTCTTGATTTTTGCGTTGTGTGTGTCTTGATTTTTGCGTTCTGTGTGTATCTTGATTTTTGCGTTATGTGTGTGTCTTGATTTTTGCGTTCTGTGTGTGCCTTGATTTTTGCGTTTTGTGTGTGTCTTGATTTTTG
Coding sequences within:
- the LOC128697370 gene encoding atrial natriuretic peptide receptor 3 (The sequence of the model RefSeq protein was modified relative to this genomic sequence to represent the inferred CDS: added 119 bases not found in genome assembly) → MGAWRGWFLGLTVMMVTAGAMNAAAAATGAAAAASAATIHELSKEPAIDLKPHRRLAIYRHSRVRQASSNPNILEVNKEQDTVVDLVKHYTNSTTHITNSTHTPDGRRIANTHRNTVKQGSTQKEHCCEANTSSSKVSKRSLTDQCEAGPPPTTAPESGTGDDRVIDVAVLVPCNASHQYSRVKVLPVVELAVRHLRETGLRGPLENYTIIVRYRDSRTSSTYGPLAAVDLYFNKYADVFLGPVDDYVLAPVARFSGAWNVPLLTPGGQPSAFDSRKDYPLLTRLKGFYTEVGKLFSSVVKHWGWNVLGLIYEDRDDEKGNSVCHFTLASIYNSFHTKPHTEKFNKNTNRNFTQLLMNFHDKARILVVCGSPGNVRRIMLAAAGLNMVATGEYAFFNIEIFTGT